The following proteins are encoded in a genomic region of candidate division WOR-3 bacterium:
- a CDS encoding restriction endonuclease subunit S encodes MISSVMGIKRIKLSDICEIRAGYLFRSSIEEDNDGDVRVIQLSDVGRSLILENVDLFKSVKIDNRRILDKHLLKDDDILFKAKSTNHVAAVFRGDSDAVATHHFFILRIRPIEGINRNEIFPPYLALYINLPPSQTHFSSNRANTHIINKNSLESLEITLPDIEIQKNAVNIYENLTKQMEYYEKIIEHKKGILDLTLNNLLGISNASKS; translated from the coding sequence ATGATATCATCTGTCATGGGTATTAAAAGAATCAAGCTGTCCGATATATGTGAAATCAGAGCTGGTTATCTTTTCAGGTCTTCGATAGAAGAAGATAACGATGGGGATGTGCGGGTAATACAGTTATCAGATGTCGGTCGCTCTCTTATTTTAGAAAATGTTGACCTTTTTAAATCCGTTAAAATTGACAATAGAAGAATTCTCGATAAGCATCTTCTTAAAGATGACGACATCCTGTTCAAAGCCAAATCAACCAATCATGTTGCAGCTGTTTTCAGGGGCGATTCTGATGCAGTCGCGACGCACCATTTTTTTATCCTGAGAATACGACCGATAGAGGGTATAAATAGGAATGAAATATTTCCTCCCTATCTTGCCCTTTACATCAACCTTCCCCCTTCGCAGACTCATTTTTCATCTAACAGGGCAAACACACACATAATTAACAAAAACTCTCTCGAATCCCTTGAGATAACCTTACCTGATATCGAAATTCAGAAAAATGCGGTTAATATATACGAAAACCTCACCAAACAGATGGAATACTACGAGAAAATTATCGAACATAAAAAAGGAATACTGGACCTCACTCTCAACAATTTACTGGGAATATCAAATGCTTCAAAGAGCTGA
- a CDS encoding AAA family ATPase — protein MDEILKSLKIWGYEKYSKIILAALVTGEPLLFIGKHGSGKTFMLCQLARALGYETEGAEKEFNAYDASKSVFEDIIGFPDPEMMKKGKIDYIKSPMTLWNKKFILIDELSRANYAMQSKWLEVIKDRSLMGENIPSLKYVFSAMNPLNYPGAYSLDPALADRFSQIVEIDDYFKEEDIIKIVKGNNEKSSLLRENEEFDGRITEKLQSLIKKVKKEYYSLPKKITEMSEKFCSAYYRNAQDVCSEKEYKAVSERRAGMIFRTLKVMFAIDLSEKIKITPKAFRENFRMASEFSWIYPAIEDGNTRNLEKEILEKTIRDLGFIKIEPEKEDSTERILQKFKNSTSGKEAFKSVLTILNKIRLLQEKNVTPCEKDSQLFENVVDVVLNQDADLLNRNLNGMSVDSYRTTGICDNYIDNDDNTAVEIISEIFTREENYASGSIQEKKTA, from the coding sequence ATGGATGAGATACTGAAAAGTCTAAAAATATGGGGTTACGAAAAGTATTCCAAAATAATTCTTGCGGCTTTGGTCACGGGGGAACCCCTTCTTTTTATAGGAAAACACGGATCAGGTAAAACATTTATGTTGTGTCAGTTAGCACGTGCGCTCGGTTATGAGACAGAAGGAGCTGAAAAAGAATTCAACGCTTACGACGCTTCAAAATCGGTTTTTGAAGATATCATCGGTTTCCCCGATCCTGAAATGATGAAAAAAGGGAAAATTGACTACATAAAATCGCCAATGACATTGTGGAACAAAAAATTCATATTGATTGACGAATTGTCGAGGGCGAATTATGCCATGCAGAGCAAATGGCTTGAAGTCATTAAGGACAGATCCTTAATGGGAGAGAATATTCCTTCGCTGAAATATGTATTTTCGGCGATGAATCCCCTGAATTATCCCGGTGCTTATTCGCTTGATCCTGCCCTTGCAGACAGATTTTCACAAATTGTGGAGATAGACGATTATTTTAAAGAAGAAGACATAATCAAAATCGTCAAAGGAAATAATGAAAAATCATCACTTCTGAGAGAAAACGAAGAATTTGACGGGAGAATTACGGAAAAACTTCAAAGTCTGATAAAGAAAGTAAAAAAAGAATATTATTCTTTGCCCAAAAAAATTACCGAAATGTCTGAAAAATTCTGCTCTGCATATTACAGAAATGCCCAGGACGTATGTTCAGAAAAAGAATACAAAGCCGTAAGCGAGAGAAGGGCGGGAATGATTTTCAGGACGCTGAAAGTCATGTTCGCGATAGACTTGTCGGAAAAAATTAAAATTACGCCGAAAGCTTTTAGGGAAAATTTTAGAATGGCATCCGAATTTTCCTGGATTTATCCCGCCATAGAGGACGGGAATACGAGAAATCTTGAGAAGGAAATACTTGAAAAGACAATCAGAGACCTGGGTTTTATCAAGATAGAGCCGGAAAAGGAGGATAGCACTGAAAGAATACTTCAAAAATTCAAGAATTCAACCTCAGGTAAAGAAGCCTTTAAATCGGTTCTGACAATTTTAAACAAAATAAGGCTTTTGCAGGAAAAGAATGTTACGCCCTGTGAAAAGGACAGCCAGCTTTTTGAAAACGTGGTTGATGTTGTGCTCAACCAAGATGCTGATTTGCTCAACAGGAATCTTAACGGAATGAGTGTTGACAGCTACAGAACAACAGGGATTTGCGACAACTACATCGACAACGACGACAATACAGCAGTTGAAATAATTTCGGAAATTTTTACAAGGGAGGAAAATTATGCTAGTGGAAGTATTCAAGAGAAGAAAACTGCTTAA